In a genomic window of Bombina bombina isolate aBomBom1 chromosome 8, aBomBom1.pri, whole genome shotgun sequence:
- the LOC128638280 gene encoding uncharacterized protein LOC128638280, which yields MHERSGHRGRGRADLPLRGTPLWQSLLQESDMATSGDSGSGLERGAESGQDSMVSEDERPSTSGVVAIPNRTGGRDGPRSGPLRAWIVGHSFVHWAAIRAESQPGGQQLGFSFSRVVVRWLGRRGLCWADLPGLLQSAMRRWEKPHVLIIHLGGNDLGSIPGRDLSAVIQSDLRTFKAWLPGVRMGWSNIIPRLTWRHMANHRAAFQVRKKLNRDVRKLMCELGGFVVEHKFITAADRSLYRGDGVHLTDHGMDLFIEDIRQSLLLFV from the exons atgcatgaacggtctgggcacagggggaggggtagagcagaccttccccttcgtggtactcctctctggcaatctcttttgcaggaaagcgacatggctacgtcaggagattcaggcagcgggttggagagaggtgctgagagcggccaggactccatggtgtcagaggatgagcgtccttctacttcgggagtcgtggcgattccaaacaggacCGGTGGgagagatg ggcctagaagtgggccacttcgtgcctggatcgttgggcactcgttcgtacactgggcggctatccgagcggaatcgcaacctggagggcagcagcttgggttctcattctccagggtggtagttaggtggttagggaggagaggcctttgctgggcagatctgcctgggttactgcaatccgccatgaggcggtgggagaaaccccatgtgctgatcatccacttaggtggaaatgatctcggctcaattcccggccgggacttgagcgcagtgatccaatcagatctgcgcacctttaaagcttggttgcctggtgtgagaatgggctggtcaaacattataccgaggttgacatggagacacatggccaatcatagggcagcgttccaagttcgcaagaagctcaatagagatgttaggaagcttatgtgcgagctaggtggttttgttgtggaacacaagttcattacggccgctgaccgtagcctgtaccgaggcgacggggtccatcttacggaccatggcatggacctgtttattgaagatatacgtcagtccctactcctatttgtgtga